AGAGAGTATAGAAATCAGTTTCAACAAGATGCTCCAATGAGATCCACTGCCTGTAACTGGGATAACTTTGAAACAGAAGGAACTACTAACGATGCTCACAAGAAGCATTCCTTAACTCTGGCTCCTTAATTCAGTGAATGAGGATAATCCTTGTTTGACAGTGGAACACCATGTGAAAATTAAATCAACAGAGACAAGCGAAAAATTAAGTGGAGagtgaatgtataaaattaaataaagattctaaaataatttaaaattacttttggcGGTATACTTCATTAAATTACATCTCAGAAATTTTACCAAACAGTTTAATCTAGTGCTTGGTAAAGTACAAAATTAGCTTTTCTATCTCTTTAGCTTTTCTTCAACTCACTGtaatctagtattaaaaatagtaagcAGGAATCAAACATCTATTCTGTATAACCAAATTCCTTTTAGATCCTGTAGCAATTCTAGTaaactaaattcaaaaataatcattttaatgcaATAAGCCTGCATCTTATCAGTATAGAACTCTATCATACCTGAGcttgaattaaattcaaataaaaaagataacaataaacatacagaatgttttataataatattgtaaaataggaATATATGAACATAGTTCATATTCTCATTTTACACATGAAAACACAACATCATGCACATACTTATTGTTTAAcctactatttatttatcttaaatatagttctaatttatttgaatatgctTATATGTAAAGCCAAAATTTTGTCTGTTTGTTCTCGCACCATTTGAGAACAgatataagttatgaatttttcatcgtcaaaggtgtgtgtacttcagttaccataattactaataatctgccttttgtaaataagtttctttttcaggtttctatgcctgaatactttaattgttatttatcagtattattctcacaaccatgatgaTAATGAACACTGCagggtccagggggcagagccctctgggtagatgggaatgactAGCAAAGCAAGCTCTGTGGCAGGCCCTGTGGCCCTGGGAAGCTCCTGGGTCAGCTTTGGGGTTTGTCTGAGCTAATCTGGGCCCTGTAGTCCAGGGGGTAGAGCCCCAATAggctagtaataatatattttaatataattcttcttcTTCAATCTTTGCTAcgcatgaagaattttatttcttaaacaaattttttttgtttgaaaaagattGTTAAGgagttttaatatcttttacaatgttctaagtaacatttatttcaatagacagtatttgtaacatttgttttcatttttgtgaaaactaattcatagtaatattattatataaacatacatcACAGTATCTGTAATATACCTTACCTTATCTTGTCCTTGACCTAAAGAAAGGTACTTAAATTTTGGTCCAGCTCCCCATCGATCAGCTAGTTTCATTAGTTCACTAGTTGGATCTGACCCTggacttaaaatgaaaattactgggGTGCCAGGAGAACTTTGATCATATATCATGTCgaaactggaaaaataaatagcttatcagtaaagaatttaataagaatattgaTGTTCATATAAAAtgacaagataaaaatattaaatgaatggtataaaatacttataaaaataaaggtatgcacaataaaaccataaaatgatCACTGCATCAGCTGAAAATCTGCTCTCAATGAAAAGATCCAACCAAGTGTACAATATAAATACCTTTGAACACTTTCTGTTTGGATGTATGCCGTGACAAACATCCAACCAAATCTATCATCTCATACTTAGAAGTATGAAATCCAGATTCCTAAGTAATGGAATAGTTTGTACCACACTTCAACCAGCATGTCTAGAGCAATGGAAGCGACAGCTACTTCAATCCAGTGCATCAAATTGAGTAGATCGGTTGGTAACAGAGGCACATGCACGAGATCCtttaaaaaccccaaaaaaaaacaaatcacaaagaGTCAGATTGAGTTATCTAGGCCaccaaacaagctctgtcatcagGACCACACTGATCGATACAGCACTAGGCGAAAAGATCATTCAACCAATCCTATACAGAGTTATGCCAGAGAGTAGGCGCCCCATcttgttgtcaaataaaattctcaGATCCATCTtgtagttgaggaaagagccatgtaCACAGCATATTCAAACAAGCAACTCCTGATACGCTTGCATAATGCATACTTGCATTAGTGCTAATGTTACGcataatttccatttataatatttcatgagTTTTAACTCATAATATCATTTCCCACTAAGAtgaaattttgattcattttgattcattgttaattttttatggcACAATATCCTATAgtcataaatatttagtttttaataaattatttagattaacaATTCAAGTTATAGAGTAAAGATCATATCTTATTccctaaaaaaactattataaaaattttactgcatATACCTTTCtctttgtaaagttatttatgatctcatgcaatattaatttttagaaacaatagactaaccaccaaaattactgttacatatgaaatataaagtatggtattgtttgaaaaaatgtcTGACCAGGAATCAAACCATAACCTTCTTGATTAAAAgcagagacactaccactctgccaaAGCGgtagtgttaaaaataattacttgtggAGTAATGTGAATACTACTTTTCATCCCACACTGCAGTGAAGAGAAGCTGAAGTGTTATCCATATTGAATGAAgaaggttttccatgagctaactaatacgattatgctaaaagggttcatggcaatcaatggttcaagaacttcattagaggcttCACTGGCTTTTTAAATCAAGTGTTTTtaacagatgaagcatggtttcatctaGTTGAGTATGTTAGTTGTCAGAACTACTGAACTTGGGATACTGAAAAcctgcacattttctttgaatctcccctacacTAAAAAATAGGTATATTGGTGTGTGGTTTCAAGGGGATGAAAATTAAacccttgttttttgaaaaaaaaactgtggatgctgccttctaccaagaaattatccaacagttcctAGCCTTACTGAAAGAGAATAAGCGTGACTGTTGGTTGCAACTGGACAGCACCATTTGCCATATTGCTTGCCCTTCTATGTAGATGCTACAAAATGTTTTCTGtggaaaaatcatttctaaaggattgtggccatcAAGATCCCCTCATCTGACTAGTCTACTTCTTTCTGTGAggttatgtaaaagaaaaattttttataagagcAGTCCTCACATCTTGCAGGAATTGAAAAAACATTACTAATGTCATCCAGGAAATAAGACAGGATAGAGCTAACAAGAGTAGCTGCAAACATGGTCAAACATGTTGTGCATAGAAGTAGATGGATATCATTTTTAACaccttctttaaattattatgcaaGTGTTTGATAATAAACTATtctttatagactaaactaagtgaatAAAACAGTGTTCAAGTTAAAAGAGGCCACTtatgtggaagatgttggtacgactGAAGCTGAATGGGGAGGACTGGTTATTGCCTGTACATTTAAGTATTGCCACTCTGTTGAGCAATAgtttttgaacaaggttgcataaTTATGTGTAGATTATGGGATCTCCTTTAACTTCAATACTGTAGAATAAGGCTGGCAAATAAATGGCACTGAGTGCCAGGCTTGGGAAAACTTTATGATGGGATGTACATATGTGTAGAACTTACCTCCACattcaatgaaaatttgtaaaaagcaCAGGCTATTCAAAGCAATCCTAAATAAGAAGTCAGTAAAATTGAACGTAATAACAGACATTTATCTTTGGGGTTTAGAGCAAGTTCTGTGGCTCATTTTTctagcttaattttttattaaaaatatatctaataaagacgtaaaaatattttatcatttctagtgctcattatttttttagttttaaatggttttttgataatataattataggctccaaaaaaatagcaaaaaactgGAAGGTATATTTGAGAATGATAAATGTGTTTTTGATGAGTGCAAGTTTTGGCTTAAGAGAGAGAACaagaaagtccttttaaaaaCCTGCAAAACAAAGAGAGATGGTAAATTTAATCATTGTAAACTAATATACAAAACCAGGTAGCAGCATAATGACTGATGGTAAGTGAGTTTTCAATGTTTCACTCATTGCTAACTTCACAAACAATGCTATCCAAGAGTAGAAccaaactggtaaaaataaaaataaatacgaggAGGACTAGGTCAGAGATAATTAGATTagagaattattttgtaaaaaaattggtaaagaaTGCACAGCTaaggtaaaattttgtatttttcactcattctaaaaacaatgtaagaaatgcttattttatagttttgtagGTTCTACTTATTTGCCAAaagtattattaacattattttatttctcattacttattaatttatttaatcttttatgtataacattttcccattatctattattttttaacaattgaaatggacattacttttatattttaaatcaattttttgtaaatgttcttTTGTTCTCCAGTTTACTTCAATAATGTGTAGCATAGATCCTTTTTTCTTACcacattataaaaaatctatttatttattaactgcacAAGACAATGTTACAACTGAacataaaaactgatttaatgCCTACCCATTATCATTATGTTGATGATAAATTAGATGTTGACATTATAAGagcaatattaatttaagaaacaaaaaattaccgtTTATTTACAGAGCTAAGTCCAGTTATTAATTTATCAGCAGCAATAAGACGTCTTTGCATAATTTCTGTTTCCTCTTGTAAAATCTGACGTTCTCTCATTGCTTCTACATAACTGTAATTCAGaccttttaatgtattttcaattctctgcagttctttattaatattgtctaaatatttttttgcctacaacaaataattttaatttatcagttccACACACTATTTTTAGACATTAATAGTAAAGGACATGATAAAATATCCTGACATATAAAATGAAGGCAAGAAAAGTCCTGTACAAGCTGAGCAATACTTgatggttttaatttataattgaaaacagtataaaatttttggtgctttttaaaaaaaaatgtttttgagataGAGtcttgtttaagttttatttattttaaaactttattgcaaataatatttaagacaagtatatttttattatctttatttttttttttttaaataaaaactaaagaagtcaaacttacttacaaaaaaaaaaaattgtattcaaactGAATCAGAActgaaatacaaaacaaaataaatgaaaatgatacaTTATGAAACAGctgtaatttaaatagattacattAACTATAAATTCAATGGCCTTTAACTTTGATTAGTTATTCCTCAAACTTGTGAAAcacaaaggataaaaaaaatttaaaaggtggCAGGATGTGTGACTATAATTTTATAAGCATGAGTGGATATCTAGTGTGTGACAATGAGGCACAGCCTGAACCTCTGCCACGGCAAATTATCTGCAAGACACTAGAGTCCTTGATAATGGTGGTGCTGCTGTCAACATCACAGACCCACTCACTCCCAGTGGCCAATGCTATACTTAGCTCGTTGCAGAGCATGAAGTCTGGTTTTTCCTTTCTTGCAATCTCTGATACCAAATCATAGACTCTCCAGCTCCTGTTTGTATTGATTTGGaagattttcatttacttttatggCACTCTTTACTACCAGTCCTGTAGCTCAACTTCCCAGGCTGCACATTTTGTATTTCTTTGCACTTCGACAAAAAGTGCTGGTTGGTCAGGCCTCTTGCAGTTTACAGGCAAGATGGCTTGTATCCCAGCATCTAAAACATTTGGATTCTTCCTCCTTCTGGTGACATGGCAACTGGCTTACCAGATTTGGATCCTGCCAATAGTGTGGAGCTGACGAGCAGCATGCAGCATCCACTAGCAGCTCCATGGTTGTCTTCTGGGTACTGCAAAGAGCCAGCCTGAGGGACATAACCAACACTGAGGTTTTATCCCCTAAATCACTTGCACATCTCGGTACATGATCTCACCAATAAAGTCCTTTATGTGGGTGAAAAACTTCTAATCGACCTACCCTTTGAAGGTCACATCAGCTCTcacaatctttttctttatagttttccATAATGACTCGGCAGCATTGCCCGCATATctttaaacaaggatactaaaatttcaaaatacagaaatcaaaacaaaaatttagttaaatattttagcagagatggtttaatttgttcctgctaTGATATTAAGGGGccaatgtctgaactggacattgaatatgttattcatgattggtgtTTATCTATACTCATCAAAAAGAatcttaaaggcagtgttgttgcattactcgaataagttttcttctataccagtagcacatgctgtagaaatgaaagaaacaagaaaaatatcaaaaattttaaaactcatgGCGAATTCATTGCTGACCTAAGTGATATGGCTTCTCattctctttataaaatatatatttcttgtgtttgTGTGGTGGTCTGGCTGGAGATAAACGTTAcacagttaaagactggccaaaaataaatcagtttaccccaCGAAAGGAGAATGTTGTCAATATCCCCCTTGTCAAAGCAGACTATTATTTTACAACCTCTTTACATAGACTTGAggattttgtaaaagcattagataaagatggaagtgggtttaaatatttaactgagagtttttcacaattaagtgaagccaaattcactcttagtgaactacaaaaatttaggctacagaatgtcattgaaaattctttttttacattctggattttttccttttacactTGGAGAAGGTTCCACCatgatatattgcagatggaacaacattatcaaggcagatgggatgaatctatgatgaatGACTTGTTGCTTGATAAAAAGAGAATTCACtcaacacaaaaagaaaataagaaaaaagaaatgacaaacataaatgtctataaataaaggtacgaattttactgtaattattatttttgtattctattatgtCAGGGAGTAATacacccaaattaaaaaaaaatttccttcaatgCAAAACACCTGTAACCTTGGTAAATAATTCCTATTGTACAAGCATATTACTCACcagaaaaatttcaacaactcTTATAATTTCAGAACATCATATGTTACTTTTTCACCAggtctaatgattttttttttgaatgtaggGATAATGTATAaactatagtatatttttttaatttctacctgtattaaaaaaaaaattacataaaaaataaactagaaatgaCTAAAAATGAAACTAGTATCCAcattactaaattacattttaagatttttcacTGACATTGTGTGCGCCCTTGGGTATATCATTCCAACAATGAGATCAACTAATCTGATATATTGGGGCaacatatcttaaaaactattgtgTTGAGTGGTGTGTGGATATTGTCATTATGACTTCCGGGTTTTTCACAATTAGCCAAGACTCATGTAGAAACACCTACTCTCATTGCCTACAAACATTTCATGCGCTTTGATTCTTGTTCAGTGGAGGCAGAGGTGTAAGGTAGCCATTATTACCTGTTTCACGTCCttactaatatttgaaaaaactgcagttttataaaatcttgttaatttaataacattgctTTCTTTTAAGTTCCCATAGGTTTTACCAGCTATGTTACTTTTTGAGcacaagtttttattaattttctcagaggTGTAGCCAGATGTAcatgcctgttttttttttaatttagttttgctACCATACACATTCAAACTGAAGATTCGCCAACAACAGTGGATTACCGTAACTTATAGGAAAAAAACAGCTTCCACAGAATCTCTGCAGCAACAGTCTCCATATTTGGGGACTACCCATCATAATTTTGGATACATTTAGGATGATGCCCCTTATACTTAGAAGAAAAACTCAGGCCTGTTTTCTCCTAACTGATTTTTAGTTACGGCACAACTTTGACAATAGTGTAACACTATAGCATAGTGTTAACactaattatattatgttaattattaatcaattaacatACACCCAACTCCATAATTTGATGTACCCTCTCTTATGCCATGTACCATCATAGCTAATAGCAACATCTAAAGTTTTGTTAGCAACAAGCTAACAAAGACtggattcaaattaaatttacaagctGAATAAATTACATGCGATTGTGAAAAGTTTGGTGGGGaattatttgacaaaatttctctacaccattgtggtttatttttctcagaattataagtattcttttcttttttggtcGATTGTTTTTGACCCATAATGAAAGAGCAACTGTACTACTACCAAAAACCTACTGATATGTTAGACGAAAAACtaaatctgtaaataaactaCAACAAATATTTAGTTTGGTAATTGTGGTTGGCAGTTACATTTGAAAACACATGaggaccaaaaaaaagaaaacatgcctACCAAACATAACCTAACTTGACTACTTTCGTTTacagtttagcctctggaaccaccataaggtattacttcagaggatgaatgaggataatatgtatccATATAAAAGGTCCAttataaggatttgaacctttaattcttgactttgaaatcaggtgatttgtgaTGAGTTCACCAGTAGACTAACCCCGTGGAGTGGGTTAACCTAATTTACTAACGCACTAATAATTGACCACGAATTAGAAAGGAAAGACCTCGAATTACACAATACACTATTAACATTcacaataaagaagaaattttgctATTTTCGACAAAAAACAATATGTTTTGCTATCCAATACAGTAAACAAACAGATGCAGAACAGTAACTGGATGCTAAACTAATTCATAAAGAAAcaatctttaaaatgattttaattaaaccaCCTGTCTTATCCTAGATCAAAAATTAGActtcaaaaatctgttttttactgtttttaccgGATCTTTTGACTGTTTCtgatcagtaattattttttgtccttgaaatattaatttaaaaaatgaatcttatCACAAGATTAAGTACACAAGTATGATGAAAatcaatggaaaaattttatgaaaaaattttttgcaaaatatcaAGGTTGATTAGTCCCTTAAGAAGTTATTTTAAAGAGTCATAATTAAAAATCTCAGGGcgatgtagaataaaaatttcattttaagaatcagcataaaaaatacattctgattcacctacttttatcaagttcaattattttttttttgttgacttgtGTGTAAACTTTTACAACACAGATCAATGTATTCACCTGATCAATAGCAAAAGACAAACtgggtattagtttttatttgccTTTACAAATTACAACctctgttttaatgtaaattatttttcaatattaatattatttattattatacatttttatggttTCAATACGATCTTACTGTactacaatattttcaatatattataatttattatataacattaataaaattatcccaGTTGAGATTGcttcaagttatttaattttattcagaacgaaatgaaaactggttttttaaactaGTGACTTACTTCGAGAAAGTTACTTCATCAAAGTTtgttttaactttgttatttatgaatggatttgaataaataaggtgttattttctttatcatgagaggcttaacatttttttttaacaacatttaaataaaccagtggttgtaaatatattaattaaaaagtttttggaGCCATAATTTGTAGGTTCAAATGaaaaacccatttttttctttcattacacATTAACATTTGTACCTAGAGAACTTCTAGGTACTCTAGCAGTTTTCAGCTTAATACAATTAACCGctcaatttatatgtttaaaatacaaaatggcagatTTTGTATATGTTGGGAACATAATATAACTTTGGAACATAACATCCTCTGAATTTCTGAAGGTTTTTTCTTACAAACCAAAAatcctatataaatatataaacaaagttattttattccaacccAAAAATGTCTATTTTCTGACAAAACGGTTTTGTGTTCTACCTTCTTAAAACCTAAGCAGGACAGAGGTATGGGACcactttattcaatttcttagataaaaaacataaggaagcaccaaaatTATCCCTAGATTTGTATTGtaagaattttagtaaaattgtttaatttcacagagcGAACAAAAAGCAGAGCTAAATTTTTTGCAAGCCAAAACCCACTAATGAACAATTTTCTagcctacgtttatatgaacatttttcctatttttggcTATGGAATCATCTTCCAAGAGACTGATTTGcaattttgaatcactctgtttatcaaaatttctttaataaatgacTAATTAGCATTAAAcagtaatgatgaaataaatatactatttacaaTGTATGTTATGCCTCGAAAAATGAAAGTGAAGAAAAACCAActtatttatacagatataaaacaatagaaaataaaattctaaacatcgaatgaaaaataattactgaacaaCTTTCAATATCATGTAACACTGTTTTCAGTACAATTTGTCAATCTTTCAAACTAGCAATGAAATGAAATACTGATTTGCTGTCATCTAGATTAAGTATGACAAAGTCTGCAATCAAGGCGCTCAGATAAACCGGGTACTTGACACAATGTAAGAGATGGATAACATTCCTGTGGTTGATGCAGTAGGATATCACCCAAGGAAATGTACACACAGAATGAGATTTATAGTGGTCCAGGAAGTCCACTTGGCAGGAGTCAAAGCTCAGGAAATACGATACTTAATTTaagctcaaaattaaaataaatatatatttacttaccaCAAAACCATAGTTGTGCAATATATCACATTCAACCACAATGCCATATTTAGCAAACAAAGCTGTCACTTGTGGTGCTTTAGTTTTATCAGATAGATTACCGACGAACAATTTAGTAGTAGCAGTCTGAGGTCCCTTACAACTAGTAGCAACACTTTTAACAATCATAGCAGTTCCCTTTATTAGATACACTTTAAGATTTTGAATGGCATCATAACCAAATTCCTGATTTTCCATATGCTGTAACACAATCACAGTATAacatataattctttataatcaaatatgaacTGAGCagctttttatttctattttttttttatattattatttttccaaaaaatgtaactctgcattttcatttaacaaagatggaggcaccttccttggtaaaatattccagaggtaaactaatCTCCTGTTTGGATCTCCAGATAGGGGACTACTAGGAaggggatcaccagaaaattaaaaaattaacattcgagtcggagcgtggaatgttagaagtcaaaatttaaagaggaaatgtgtaggataaatgtagatatagtaggaattactGAAGTTCAGTTGGAagaagaaaacgacttttggtcaggtgattttagttATCTCAGCTTGGGCAGGCAGGCAGTAGGttaatgaacaagaaggtagggaGAAGAGGGTAGGGCATTTCAAAATGcctagtgatagaatcattgtaatagataaaataaaaaacctaaaccgacattattaatttctatatgcctacaagcacccatgatgatgaggtagagtgtgcagacaaagaaattgatgaagcaattgaaaggggatgaaaatttaataatagttggagattggaatgcaagcattgggaaaggcaaggaaggaaatagtgggtgaatacgggctgggcaaaaggaatgaaagaggggacctctttgctaacatttacaggaaccaaacagcaacagtaataattattattattaacataaaaaacataaaaaagaagccgtaataaaaaaaaagtgtcaaggatgttccctatcccccattactttttaagaacaatttagatccagagtaacagtacaaggtgaaaagataaagatgctatgatttgctcatatagtaattctagctgagagcaaaaaagatttagaagaacaatgaacggcatggaagaagtcctactcaagaacaACTGCATGAatacaaacaacaaaacaaaataatgaaatgtagtagaaataacgaagatgtattactgaatgtaaaaataggaagagaagatTATGaagagaagaattttgttatttggcaagtagaattactaaagatggatgaagcaggagcaatataaaatgccgaatagcacaggcaaaacaagccttcagtcagaaatataatttgtttacatcaaaaattaatttaaacgtcaagaaaagatttttgaaagtatattgagtgtagctttatatggaagtgaaacttggaacaACCTGGgtacctgagaagaaagattaaaagcttttgaaatgcggtgttacaggagaatgttaaaaatcagatgggaggataaagtgacaaatgaaaaggcgtggcaaattgatgaagaaagaagaattaggaaaaatatagttaaaagaaaagcaagacttataggccacatattaaggcatcctggaatagttgttttaatattggagggactggtagaaggaaaaaattgtgcaggcaggcaacgtttagaatacgtataactgttagggatgtatgatatAGGGGATGgtatataccaaaatgaaacgactagcactaaatagggaatcttggagagctgcatcaaaccagtaaaatgactgaagaaaaaaaaagatagaagttAAAACcgttgaagtaaaatttattttaatcacatcagaaaaaagaatgttattttatgaataccTGAAGAATCTGAAGGGTactgagagaaagaaaaagaagcatGTGGATATGCTTTGGGAAAACATATGGGCATTTGGACTTGCATGTTGATGTTAAGAGAAAGACTTTGGGAAGCGGCTCTGTAAATGTTACACTGTAACTTTGTCTATTCTTGTGGAATTAAACTAGTTTTCATATGAAGCTCATAATATTGCAGAATACGTATAGCcttgaaggaaatttaaatcaTGAGACTTATGAAAAAGGTagttgcaattaaaaaatttacaaccataACTTGTTCAAGCCCAGTAGGAAGGAAAAATGGTTTTTTGCTCTTGTTCAAGAGTTTCTTTTT
Above is a genomic segment from Lycorma delicatula isolate Av1 chromosome 12, ASM4794821v1, whole genome shotgun sequence containing:
- the LOC142333395 gene encoding dynein axonemal heavy chain 12-like isoform X4 gives rise to the protein MENQEFGYDAIQNLKVYLIKGTAMIVKSVATSCKGPQTATTKLFVGNLSDKTKAPQVTALFAKYGIVVECDILHNYGFVAKKYLDNINKELQRIENTLKGLNYSYVEAMRERQILQEETEIMQRRLIAADKLITGLSSVNKRFDMIYDQSSPGTPVIFILSPGSDPTSELMKLADRWGAGPKFKYLSLGQGQDKAAVLLLVNAINRGNWLMLQNCHLPISFI
- the LOC142333395 gene encoding dynein axonemal heavy chain 12-like isoform X2, whose product is MLIMDKKALCRFFPCVAGICCDFRQLSEGTLLSCYKHMENQEFGYDAIQNLKVYLIKGTAMIVKSVATSCKGPQTATTKLFVGNLSDKTKAPQVTALFAKYGIVVECDILHNYGFVAKKYLDNINKELQRIENTLKGLNYSYVEAMRERQILQEETEIMQRRLIAADKLITGLSSVNKRFDMIYDQSSPGTPVIFILSPGSDPTSELMKLADRWGAGPKFKYLSLGQGQDKAAVLLLVNAINRGNWLMLQNCHLPISFI
- the LOC142333395 gene encoding dynein axonemal heavy chain 12-like isoform X1, coding for MLIMDKKALCRFFPCVAGICCDFRQLSEGTLLSCYKVSFNKFSQRHMENQEFGYDAIQNLKVYLIKGTAMIVKSVATSCKGPQTATTKLFVGNLSDKTKAPQVTALFAKYGIVVECDILHNYGFVAKKYLDNINKELQRIENTLKGLNYSYVEAMRERQILQEETEIMQRRLIAADKLITGLSSVNKRFDMIYDQSSPGTPVIFILSPGSDPTSELMKLADRWGAGPKFKYLSLGQGQDKAAVLLLVNAINRGNWLMLQNCHLPISFI
- the LOC142333395 gene encoding dynein axonemal heavy chain 12-like isoform X3 yields the protein MHMENQEFGYDAIQNLKVYLIKGTAMIVKSVATSCKGPQTATTKLFVGNLSDKTKAPQVTALFAKYGIVVECDILHNYGFVAKKYLDNINKELQRIENTLKGLNYSYVEAMRERQILQEETEIMQRRLIAADKLITGLSSVNKRFDMIYDQSSPGTPVIFILSPGSDPTSELMKLADRWGAGPKFKYLSLGQGQDKAAVLLLVNAINRGNWLMLQNCHLPISFI